In one Acidimicrobium ferrooxidans DSM 10331 genomic region, the following are encoded:
- the menC gene encoding o-succinylbenzoate synthase has translation MSEGLRIWRVSLERDPHRSAHGVVHVGARVLVELVDDEGVHGLGELAALEEPTYDSETLATELLALERFLAPRLERVRPEAVARSVHTIRGHRAARAALSQAAHDLAARRAGRPLWALLGGRDDPVPTGIALGIDEPDAVLGAIERAIAAGYRRIKLKIERDTSLGLLAEARTLTPTTIDLVADANGAFDDPSDPTLSAIDRLGFSLLEQPIDPDDPVAVAQFARSALTPVCLDESLRGPGDLTTMLALGARVTLNLKLARLGGWEPTLAILARARSEGLDALVGGMYETAVGRAHAVALASLPGVDRPGDLAPSSHYGADEPTTPLEATDGAFRLWTEAGIGRDLVRGELLFERTFAHGTTSDDSPGSTSMISPIR, from the coding sequence ATGAGCGAAGGACTGCGCATCTGGCGCGTCTCCCTGGAACGCGACCCCCACCGCAGCGCCCATGGGGTCGTCCACGTCGGGGCGCGCGTGCTGGTCGAGCTCGTCGACGACGAGGGTGTCCACGGTCTCGGCGAGCTCGCCGCGCTCGAGGAGCCAACCTACGACTCCGAGACGCTCGCCACCGAGCTCCTCGCGCTCGAGCGCTTTCTCGCCCCCCGCCTCGAGAGAGTCCGGCCGGAGGCGGTCGCACGGAGCGTGCACACCATTCGCGGGCATCGCGCGGCTCGCGCCGCCCTGTCGCAAGCGGCCCACGACCTCGCGGCTCGTCGAGCCGGCCGCCCGCTCTGGGCGCTGCTCGGCGGCCGAGACGACCCCGTCCCGACGGGGATCGCGCTCGGGATCGACGAGCCCGACGCCGTCCTCGGCGCGATCGAGCGCGCCATCGCCGCCGGCTATCGGCGCATCAAGCTCAAGATCGAGCGCGACACGTCGCTCGGCCTGCTCGCCGAGGCGCGTACCCTCACCCCGACCACGATCGACCTCGTCGCCGATGCGAACGGTGCCTTCGACGACCCCTCGGATCCCACGCTCTCGGCCATCGATCGGCTCGGCTTCAGTCTGCTCGAACAGCCCATCGACCCTGACGATCCGGTCGCGGTGGCCCAGTTCGCTCGCTCGGCCCTCACGCCGGTGTGCCTGGACGAGTCGCTGCGGGGGCCGGGCGACCTCACGACGATGCTCGCGCTCGGCGCACGGGTGACGCTCAATCTCAAGCTCGCGCGCCTCGGCGGTTGGGAGCCGACGCTCGCCATCCTCGCCAGGGCCCGCTCGGAAGGACTCGACGCCCTGGTCGGCGGCATGTACGAGACCGCGGTCGGCCGAGCTCACGCCGTCGCCCTGGCAAGCCTGCCTGGCGTCGATCGACCAGGCGATCTCGCACCCTCGTCGCACTACGGCGCCGACGAGCCCACGACGCCACTCGAGGCTACCGATGGTGCCTTCCGGCTGTGGACCGAGGCTGGGATCGGTCGAGACCTGGTACGCGGCGAACTCCTCTTCGAGCGGACCTTCGCTCACGGCACGACGAGCGATGACTCCCCGGGCTCGACGTCGATGATCTCGCCGATCAGATAG
- the recA gene encoding recombinase RecA, whose protein sequence is MDRDKALETAIAQIEKQFGKGSIMRMGEHPEMAIESIPTGAMALDLALGVGGLPRGRIVEIYGPESSGKSTLALHVVAEAQRQGGRCAYIDAEHALDPVYAQAIGVDVDQLLISQPDYGEQALEIADLLIRSGSIDVVIVDSVAALTPKAEIEGDIGDSHVGLQARLMSQALRKLTANLSKTNTLAVFINQLREKIGVMYGSPEVTPGGRALKFYSSVRLDIRRVESIKDGAEIVGSRARVKVVKNKCAPPFRQAEFDIAYGKGISREGSLLDVAVEMGLVKKAGAWYTYDGEQLGQGRENVKAFLAANPQLMAELDVKVRERVAVDRGVALTHGIVAEAEAIIED, encoded by the coding sequence ATGGATCGCGACAAGGCGCTCGAGACCGCCATCGCACAGATCGAGAAGCAGTTCGGCAAGGGCTCCATCATGCGCATGGGGGAGCACCCCGAGATGGCGATCGAGTCCATCCCGACCGGCGCGATGGCGCTCGACCTCGCGCTCGGCGTGGGCGGACTGCCCCGTGGCCGGATCGTCGAGATCTACGGGCCGGAGAGCTCGGGCAAGTCGACCCTCGCACTCCACGTCGTCGCCGAAGCGCAGCGTCAGGGAGGTCGGTGCGCCTACATCGACGCGGAGCACGCACTCGACCCGGTCTATGCCCAGGCCATCGGTGTCGACGTCGACCAGCTGCTCATCAGCCAGCCCGACTACGGTGAGCAGGCCCTCGAGATCGCGGACCTGTTGATCCGTTCGGGTTCGATCGACGTCGTCATCGTCGACTCGGTCGCCGCTCTGACGCCCAAGGCCGAGATCGAGGGCGATATCGGCGATTCGCACGTCGGGCTCCAGGCGCGACTCATGTCGCAGGCGCTCCGCAAGCTCACCGCCAACCTCTCGAAGACCAACACGCTCGCGGTCTTCATCAACCAGCTGCGCGAGAAGATCGGTGTGATGTACGGCTCGCCCGAGGTCACCCCGGGTGGTCGTGCGCTCAAGTTCTACAGCTCGGTGCGGCTCGACATCCGGCGTGTGGAGTCCATCAAGGACGGCGCGGAGATCGTCGGCTCCCGTGCGCGGGTGAAGGTGGTCAAGAACAAGTGTGCGCCGCCGTTCCGCCAGGCGGAGTTCGACATCGCCTACGGCAAGGGGATCTCGCGCGAGGGATCGCTGCTGGACGTTGCGGTCGAGATGGGGCTCGTGAAGAAGGCCGGAGCCTGGTACACCTACGACGGTGAGCAGCTCGGCCAGGGGCGCGAGAACGTCAAGGCCTTCCTCGCTGCGAACCCGCAGCTCATGGCCGAACTCGACGTCAAGGTGCGCGAGCGGGTGGCTGTGGACCGTGGAGTCGCCCTGACGCACGGCATCGTCGCCGAGGCCGAGGCGATCATCGAGGACTAG
- a CDS encoding homoserine kinase yields the protein MVAPHGPWRFARAPGSTANLGPGFDALGLAIPFETRVWARPNSRFVVRLAGTGGSERLDSGHLIARALSQVAREPVELVVASDIPLARGLGSSGSLALALAAALGATDPLAAAIVLEGHPENAAASALGGAVVAVGGGGDELVLRRVALDARLRLVLVVPERRLATAEARAVVARTLSLEDAVFNLQRVAALVASLGDVEALAPLLFEDRLHQPWRERLFPEAVVVRDALIEAGCRGAAWSGAGPSLVGFVEEERAPQAAEAVRASLVRVAIGASVHVVAPDLRGLVVGSEPPPPALAEGPAVPFEASGLG from the coding sequence ATGGTCGCACCCCATGGCCCGTGGCGCTTCGCACGGGCGCCCGGCTCGACCGCCAACCTGGGCCCCGGGTTCGACGCGCTCGGACTCGCGATCCCGTTCGAGACTCGTGTCTGGGCGCGGCCGAACTCGCGCTTCGTCGTTCGACTCGCCGGTACCGGAGGGAGCGAGCGGCTCGACAGCGGTCACCTGATCGCGCGGGCACTGTCGCAGGTCGCCCGCGAGCCGGTGGAGCTCGTCGTCGCCTCCGACATCCCGCTCGCACGCGGCCTCGGCTCGTCGGGATCGCTCGCGCTCGCCCTCGCGGCCGCGCTCGGTGCGACCGATCCGCTCGCCGCGGCGATCGTGCTCGAGGGGCACCCGGAGAATGCGGCGGCCTCCGCCCTCGGGGGCGCGGTGGTGGCGGTCGGAGGGGGTGGGGACGAGCTCGTGCTCCGGCGTGTGGCGCTCGATGCTCGGCTGCGGCTCGTGCTCGTCGTGCCTGAGCGTCGCCTCGCGACCGCCGAGGCGAGAGCGGTCGTGGCGCGCACCCTCTCGCTCGAGGACGCCGTCTTCAACCTGCAGCGCGTCGCCGCTCTCGTCGCGAGCCTCGGTGATGTGGAGGCGCTCGCGCCGTTGCTCTTCGAGGATCGACTCCACCAGCCCTGGCGCGAGCGGCTCTTCCCGGAAGCCGTGGTGGTCCGCGACGCGCTCATCGAGGCGGGTTGTCGCGGTGCGGCCTGGTCTGGGGCTGGGCCGAGCCTCGTGGGGTTCGTCGAGGAGGAGCGAGCCCCCCAGGCCGCCGAGGCCGTCCGGGCTTCGTTGGTGCGCGTCGCGATCGGCGCCAGCGTGCACGTGGTCGCCCCCGATCTCCGGGGCCTCGTCGTCGGGAGCGAGCCGCCGCCACCGGCACTCGCGGAAGGGCCTGCGGTACCCTTCGAGGCTTCCGGACTCGGCTAG
- the dapF gene encoding diaminopimelate epimerase, whose product MRLTKLVGAGNDFLVTTDPDETARLEPSVVVALCDRRNGVGADGVIGLDAHDAMVLYNADGSRAEMSGNGLRCLGHLVTEERGVGEVAFETDAGRRIYRRVGREGGSVLGATTMGPVSVRANERGWFVDAGNPHEVRQLASPQELASLDVASLGRCAQAHYPQGVNVEWAVVLAPDEVVMRVFERGVGETEACGTGSTAVAVALASAGLVERTSVRVRNPGGALTVEVTEPEPVLVGPSRLVASVDVDVEALRA is encoded by the coding sequence GTGAGGCTGACCAAGCTCGTCGGGGCGGGCAACGACTTCCTCGTGACCACCGATCCGGACGAGACGGCGCGGCTCGAGCCGAGCGTCGTCGTGGCCCTGTGCGATCGCCGCAACGGCGTCGGTGCCGACGGGGTGATTGGTCTGGATGCGCACGACGCCATGGTGCTCTACAACGCCGATGGGTCGAGGGCCGAGATGAGCGGGAACGGCCTGCGCTGTCTCGGGCACCTCGTCACCGAGGAGCGAGGCGTGGGCGAGGTGGCGTTCGAGACCGACGCTGGCCGGCGGATCTATCGGCGCGTCGGGCGTGAGGGAGGCAGCGTCCTCGGGGCGACCACCATGGGTCCGGTCAGCGTGCGGGCGAACGAGCGCGGTTGGTTCGTCGACGCCGGCAACCCGCACGAGGTGCGCCAGCTCGCGAGCCCGCAGGAGCTTGCGAGCCTCGACGTGGCGAGCCTCGGTCGTTGCGCCCAGGCGCACTACCCTCAGGGGGTGAACGTGGAGTGGGCCGTGGTGCTCGCGCCGGACGAGGTGGTGATGCGGGTGTTCGAGCGTGGCGTCGGTGAGACGGAGGCCTGTGGTACCGGATCGACGGCCGTCGCGGTGGCGCTCGCGTCCGCAGGGCTCGTCGAGCGCACGTCGGTGCGGGTGCGCAACCCGGGCGGGGCACTCACGGTCGAGGTCACCGAGCCAGAGCCTGTCCTCGTGGGTCCGAGCCGCCTCGTCGCCTCCGTCGACGTCGACGTGGAGGCGCTTCGCGCGTGA
- a CDS encoding tRNA (adenosine(37)-N6)-dimethylallyltransferase, with translation MPGRLAIVGPTGSGKTSLVTRAVRDGLLRGVAVVSADAFAVYRGLEITAWAPGDDDRAGIDYHLLGTVDVAEEVSLAWFLGALSVIEAERAGGGVLLVGGTSLWVRSAVNGLAPPPQAPGLRRWLEARATDPHGVAALVSLLRVVDPAAASGIDGPNARRVVRALEVALASGGARSVAGEALRATAPARYVQIGLRRGEAALRRAIEARVEAQLAAGWLAEIERIGPIASRTARQAIGVRELTEVIEGRRTLAEARAAIVRRTWRLVRRQRAWLERDPRIRWADSVDEALSAIAGAVEEAA, from the coding sequence GTGCCGGGACGTCTCGCGATCGTCGGCCCGACCGGGTCGGGCAAGACCAGCCTCGTCACGCGTGCGGTTCGTGACGGACTGCTGCGCGGTGTCGCCGTCGTGTCGGCCGACGCGTTCGCCGTGTATCGAGGACTCGAGATCACGGCCTGGGCTCCGGGTGACGATGACCGCGCTGGGATCGACTACCACCTCCTCGGCACGGTCGACGTCGCCGAGGAGGTCTCGCTCGCGTGGTTCCTCGGTGCACTCAGTGTGATCGAGGCCGAGCGGGCCGGTGGCGGGGTCCTTCTCGTCGGCGGGACGTCGCTGTGGGTCCGGAGCGCGGTGAACGGCCTCGCACCGCCGCCCCAGGCGCCTGGTCTTCGGCGGTGGTTGGAGGCTCGCGCGACCGATCCCCACGGCGTCGCCGCGCTCGTGTCCTTGCTCAGAGTCGTCGATCCCGCCGCGGCCTCGGGGATCGACGGACCCAACGCACGCCGTGTGGTCCGCGCGCTCGAGGTGGCGCTCGCGAGCGGCGGTGCGCGCAGCGTGGCTGGAGAGGCGCTCCGCGCCACGGCGCCGGCGCGCTACGTGCAGATCGGGCTTCGCCGTGGCGAAGCAGCGCTGCGTCGGGCCATCGAGGCTCGTGTGGAGGCCCAGCTCGCCGCGGGCTGGCTGGCCGAGATCGAACGGATCGGGCCGATCGCCTCGCGCACGGCTCGTCAGGCGATCGGCGTTCGCGAGCTCACCGAGGTCATCGAGGGCCGACGGACGCTCGCTGAAGCTCGAGCGGCCATCGTCCGACGCACCTGGCGGCTCGTACGACGTCAGCGGGCCTGGCTCGAGCGCGATCCGCGCATTCGCTGGGCCGACAGCGTCGACGAGGCCCTCTCGGCGATCGCGGGAGCGGTGGAGGAGGCGGCGTGA
- a CDS encoding CDP-alcohol phosphatidyltransferase family protein, with the protein MSSPQRVAVYGPSALATPANAVSVVRLLLAPVIVVVLLGAPDGWVPLALWAGVALSDKVDGVLARRQGVTRAGAFLDPLADKVLVFSVLGALWLLHRVPALPIVIMGTREIAVSVYRTQVLAGGQSLPARLPGKLKMLVQVIAVGVALVPGFALHDESVVTTLLWGATVLAVVSGVQYFVDARSIQS; encoded by the coding sequence ATGTCCTCTCCTCAGCGCGTGGCCGTCTATGGTCCGAGTGCGCTCGCAACACCAGCGAACGCGGTCAGCGTGGTGCGGTTGCTGCTCGCCCCGGTCATCGTGGTCGTGCTGCTCGGGGCACCGGACGGCTGGGTTCCGCTCGCGCTGTGGGCTGGGGTCGCCTTGTCGGACAAGGTCGATGGCGTCCTCGCACGGCGCCAGGGCGTGACCCGAGCGGGCGCGTTCCTCGACCCACTCGCCGACAAGGTGCTGGTGTTCTCGGTGCTCGGTGCGCTGTGGCTCCTCCATCGGGTGCCGGCGCTGCCCATCGTCATCATGGGCACGCGCGAGATCGCCGTGAGCGTCTATCGGACCCAGGTACTCGCCGGGGGCCAGAGTCTGCCGGCTCGGTTGCCGGGCAAGCTGAAGATGCTGGTGCAGGTGATCGCGGTTGGCGTGGCGCTCGTACCCGGGTTTGCGCTGCACGACGAGAGCGTGGTCACGACCCTGTTGTGGGGCGCCACGGTTCTCGCCGTGGTGAGCGGCGTGCAGTACTTCGTCGACGCCCGCTCGATCCAGTCCTGA
- a CDS encoding aminotransferase class I/II-fold pyridoxal phosphate-dependent enzyme, with protein MSQRPSRVELTALAADRHPFVVDASIGSPVDPPPAFVPHLLACQGEERAYPPAAGTPALVESATRWFHALRGVTLPDGAVAPTMGSKEAIGTLAWLLRERRPDRGVVLIPGRAYPTYAEGARAAGCEIVRVPDDCSGAPAFDAVAASVWDRTLVAWVNSPSNPTGAVYDPGPVVALAREHGAVLASDEAYGDFVWSGEAPSALRAGLEGTLALVSLSKRSNLAGLRLGLVAGDPMLVDEVVARRRALGLLASGPSQAVAAEALADEGHVAEQRSRYAGRLRRLARVIEAVADVPVRVPDGGIYLWVRAPDDDGAAFARWLATRLGIVVADGADYGDRAFVRIAATVKDRAIDALWERGGVR; from the coding sequence GTGTCGCAGCGCCCCTCCCGCGTCGAGCTCACCGCGCTCGCAGCCGATCGGCACCCGTTCGTCGTCGATGCGTCCATCGGCTCGCCCGTCGATCCGCCCCCAGCGTTCGTCCCGCACCTGCTCGCGTGCCAGGGGGAGGAGCGTGCGTACCCGCCAGCGGCAGGGACGCCCGCACTCGTGGAGTCGGCGACGCGCTGGTTCCACGCGCTGCGGGGGGTGACGCTCCCCGACGGCGCGGTCGCGCCGACCATGGGGTCCAAGGAGGCCATCGGTACGCTGGCGTGGTTGCTTCGGGAGCGCCGACCCGATCGGGGGGTCGTGCTCATCCCCGGGCGCGCCTACCCCACCTACGCCGAGGGAGCGCGGGCGGCCGGCTGTGAGATCGTGCGGGTCCCGGACGACTGCTCGGGTGCTCCTGCCTTCGACGCCGTGGCTGCGTCCGTGTGGGATCGCACGTTGGTCGCGTGGGTCAACTCGCCGTCGAATCCGACCGGTGCGGTCTATGACCCGGGGCCGGTCGTCGCCCTCGCCCGCGAGCACGGTGCGGTGCTGGCCTCGGACGAGGCCTACGGCGACTTCGTGTGGTCGGGGGAGGCCCCGAGCGCGCTGCGCGCGGGGCTCGAGGGCACGCTCGCGCTCGTGTCGCTCTCGAAGCGCTCCAACCTGGCCGGGCTGCGGCTCGGTCTCGTGGCGGGCGACCCCATGCTCGTGGACGAGGTGGTCGCGCGCCGACGCGCGCTCGGCCTCTTGGCCTCAGGGCCCTCCCAAGCAGTGGCGGCCGAGGCGCTCGCCGACGAGGGTCACGTCGCCGAGCAGCGCTCGCGCTACGCTGGGCGGCTGCGCCGCTTGGCCCGGGTCATCGAGGCGGTCGCCGACGTCCCGGTGCGCGTACCCGATGGCGGCATCTACCTCTGGGTCCGCGCTCCCGACGACGACGGGGCGGCGTTCGCCAGGTGGCTCGCGACGCGCCTCGGGATCGTCGTCGCCGACGGTGCCGACTACGGCGATCGTGCGTTCGTGCGCATTGCGGCGACGGTGAAGGATCGGGCGATCGATGCCCTGTGGGAGCGGGGAGGAGTGCGATGA
- a CDS encoding competence/damage-inducible protein A encodes MDVCIVSIGTELLLGQITDTNARLLAERLASAGHTSRLRVTVGDNHAQIVWALAEGLARADAVITTGGLGPTQDDITREAVAAVAGVPLERDERVAARIEAIFRDRGRPMPENNYRQALVPRGAQVIEQRKGTAPGLVVPVGSKLIACVPGVPYEAEDMVDEVLAAFAAHDPSPGVLASRVLRTWGLGESRLAELVAPRFDALWGTPTTLAFLASGIEGIKVRITTRGSDPDGVRATLDAEERTLRAILGDYVFGVDDDSLERVVARAVTGRQARVAVAESLTGGMLASRLVSVPGASAWFRGGVVAYDSAIKHEVLGVRAERVVSEAAAVEMALGAARVLGADIGVATTGVAGPDPLEGEPPGTVWIGVAIGQRAAARQVRLLGDRERVRTYAVASALDLVRLTLEGSPRGLSLEEHSA; translated from the coding sequence GTGGACGTCTGTATCGTCTCGATCGGCACGGAGCTCTTGCTCGGGCAGATCACGGACACGAACGCCCGGCTGCTCGCGGAGCGACTCGCTTCTGCAGGACATACGAGCCGCCTACGTGTGACCGTCGGCGACAACCATGCCCAGATCGTGTGGGCGCTCGCGGAGGGACTTGCGCGGGCCGACGCCGTCATCACGACGGGTGGTCTCGGGCCGACCCAGGACGACATCACTCGCGAGGCGGTGGCTGCGGTCGCGGGGGTGCCGCTCGAGCGCGACGAGCGCGTCGCGGCGAGGATCGAGGCGATCTTTCGCGATCGAGGGCGTCCCATGCCCGAGAACAACTACCGCCAAGCGCTGGTGCCACGTGGCGCCCAGGTCATCGAGCAGCGCAAGGGAACCGCCCCTGGTCTCGTCGTCCCCGTGGGATCCAAGCTCATCGCGTGCGTCCCTGGCGTTCCCTACGAGGCGGAGGACATGGTCGACGAGGTGCTCGCCGCCTTCGCCGCTCACGATCCGAGCCCGGGCGTGCTCGCATCGCGCGTGCTGCGGACCTGGGGTCTCGGTGAGTCGCGCTTGGCCGAGCTCGTGGCCCCACGGTTCGATGCGCTGTGGGGGACGCCCACGACGCTCGCGTTTCTCGCCTCGGGCATCGAGGGTATCAAGGTGCGTATCACCACACGCGGCAGCGACCCCGACGGCGTCAGGGCGACCCTCGATGCCGAGGAGCGTACCCTCAGAGCGATCCTCGGCGACTACGTGTTCGGTGTCGACGACGACTCGCTCGAGCGGGTCGTCGCGCGTGCGGTCACCGGCCGACAGGCCCGAGTCGCGGTTGCCGAGTCCCTGACCGGAGGGATGCTCGCGAGTCGGCTGGTCTCGGTCCCTGGTGCCTCGGCGTGGTTTCGCGGTGGTGTGGTCGCCTACGATTCCGCCATCAAGCACGAGGTGCTCGGGGTCCGGGCCGAACGTGTGGTGAGCGAGGCTGCGGCCGTCGAGATGGCGCTCGGTGCGGCGCGGGTGCTCGGCGCCGACATCGGGGTGGCGACGACGGGCGTCGCCGGGCCGGATCCGCTCGAGGGCGAGCCCCCGGGAACGGTCTGGATCGGGGTTGCGATCGGGCAGCGTGCCGCGGCGCGTCAGGTCCGTCTGCTCGGCGACCGCGAGCGGGTGCGGACGTATGCGGTCGCGAGCGCGTTGGACCTCGTGCGGCTCACGCTGGAGGGGTCGCCCCGAGGTCTGTCGCTGGAGGAGCACTCGGCATAG
- a CDS encoding MiaB/RimO family radical SAM methylthiotransferase yields the protein MPSSYVVRTFGCQMNEHDSERIAGVLEGLGLTRGDDPADASVVVFNTCTIRANADERFFGQVNQLREARRRNPSMRIVVAGCLAQGEGAGLLERAPHVDVIVGTHQVGRLAELLGAADGAEAVVDVREPEPGSVGLDDPTPWGEAVSEEPWRAWVTIQVGCDNRCAFCIVPRVRGPEASRPFDAIVAEVRELAARGVSEVTLLGQNVNSYGRDLVLAMRRAEDERERAQVASRSGVAFLGQGVPRVRPLFADLVRAVGAVPGIRRVRFTSPHPKDMRTETFQAMAETPTVCESLHFPLQSGSDRILAAMHRGYSADRFLAKLAEARATIDDLAVSTDIIVGFPGETDADFEATLEVAAEAAFDLAYTFIYSPRPGTEAAALVDRFVDPDVVHERFDRLVRVTERSAAAAHRARVGRDEEILIEGPSRKDPRTATARTRQHKLVHIPGLDARALGGRYGRARIVDARAHYLIGEIIDVEPGESSLVVP from the coding sequence ATGCCAAGCAGCTACGTAGTGCGCACCTTCGGGTGCCAGATGAACGAGCACGACTCCGAGCGCATTGCGGGCGTGCTCGAGGGGCTCGGGCTGACGCGTGGCGACGATCCCGCGGACGCCTCGGTCGTGGTCTTCAACACCTGCACCATTCGGGCCAACGCCGACGAGCGTTTCTTCGGTCAGGTGAACCAGCTGCGAGAGGCACGTCGTCGCAATCCGTCGATGCGCATCGTGGTCGCCGGGTGCTTGGCGCAAGGAGAAGGCGCAGGACTGCTGGAGCGCGCGCCCCACGTCGACGTGATCGTCGGCACGCACCAGGTTGGCCGCCTCGCTGAGCTCCTCGGTGCAGCCGATGGGGCGGAGGCGGTGGTGGACGTCCGTGAGCCCGAGCCGGGCAGCGTCGGTCTCGACGACCCCACGCCGTGGGGCGAGGCGGTGAGCGAGGAGCCCTGGCGAGCGTGGGTCACGATCCAGGTGGGGTGCGACAATCGCTGCGCGTTCTGCATCGTGCCGAGGGTGCGCGGACCGGAGGCCTCACGCCCATTCGATGCGATCGTCGCCGAGGTGCGCGAACTGGCCGCACGGGGCGTGAGCGAGGTCACCTTGCTGGGTCAGAACGTGAACTCGTACGGGCGCGATCTCGTGCTCGCGATGCGTCGGGCCGAGGACGAGCGCGAGCGGGCTCAGGTTGCGAGTCGTTCGGGGGTCGCCTTCCTCGGCCAGGGCGTGCCCAGGGTGCGTCCGCTGTTCGCGGATCTCGTGCGCGCGGTCGGGGCGGTGCCAGGGATTCGGCGGGTTCGGTTCACGTCGCCGCACCCCAAGGACATGCGTACCGAGACCTTCCAGGCCATGGCCGAGACCCCGACGGTGTGCGAGAGCCTGCACTTTCCGCTCCAGTCGGGGTCGGATCGGATCCTTGCCGCCATGCACCGCGGCTACAGTGCGGATCGCTTCCTCGCCAAGCTCGCCGAGGCTCGTGCCACGATCGACGATCTCGCCGTCTCGACCGACATCATCGTCGGCTTTCCGGGCGAGACAGACGCCGACTTCGAGGCGACGCTCGAGGTCGCGGCCGAGGCGGCGTTCGATCTCGCCTACACGTTCATCTACTCTCCCCGCCCGGGTACCGAGGCAGCGGCCCTCGTCGATCGGTTCGTCGACCCGGACGTGGTGCACGAGCGCTTCGACCGCTTGGTGCGCGTCACGGAGCGCTCGGCGGCAGCGGCCCATCGTGCCAGGGTCGGGCGAGACGAAGAGATCCTCATCGAAGGTCCGAGCCGCAAGGATCCCCGGACGGCCACCGCGAGGACGCGTCAGCACAAGCTCGTCCACATTCCGGGGCTCGATGCGCGCGCGCTCGGGGGGCGCTATGGGCGCGCGAGGATCGTCGACGCGCGGGCACACTATCTGATCGGCGAGATCATCGACGTCGAGCCCGGGGAGTCATCGCTCGTCGTGCCGTGA
- the hflX gene encoding GTPase HflX yields MTLIERSFRERILLVGVVHHGERREAVEDSLAELAALVDTAGADVVDRELVRRDAVDPATYVGSGKAAELAERSEALDVDTVVFDDPLSPAQQRNLERILGRTAIDRTAVILDVFAQNARSEEGRRQVELALLSYRLPRLRGRGVALSQQVGRIGTRGPGETKLEEDRRRIQARMAQLRRELDQLARRRLVQRRARLASRQAQVALVGYTNVGKSALLRALSGADVLVENRLFATLDPRTRRVALPGGETILVTDTVGFIRKLPHELIESFRSTLEQVAEADLLLHVADASSPDVAAQIAEVERTLAEIGADRVPRLVVYNKVDLRPIDTLAAGVPEGVAISAEHDIGLDDLRAAIAAALDAMRRPRRYVVPAGRGDVLALIHREGAVVREEVDAERVLIDAVLDDASDRLVRRALGEAPPEPLG; encoded by the coding sequence GTGACGCTGATCGAGCGCTCGTTCCGCGAGCGCATCTTGCTCGTCGGCGTCGTCCACCATGGCGAGCGTCGCGAAGCGGTCGAGGACTCCCTTGCCGAGCTCGCCGCGTTGGTCGACACCGCGGGCGCTGACGTCGTGGATCGAGAGCTCGTGCGTCGTGACGCGGTGGATCCGGCGACCTACGTGGGCTCGGGCAAGGCTGCTGAACTCGCGGAGCGCTCCGAGGCCCTCGACGTCGACACCGTCGTCTTTGACGACCCACTCTCGCCGGCCCAACAGCGCAACCTCGAGCGGATCCTCGGACGCACGGCGATCGACCGCACGGCCGTCATCCTGGACGTGTTCGCGCAGAACGCCCGCAGCGAGGAAGGACGTCGCCAGGTGGAGCTCGCCCTGCTCTCGTACCGGTTGCCACGGCTTCGCGGTCGGGGGGTGGCGCTGTCGCAGCAGGTCGGGCGCATCGGGACTCGAGGTCCTGGCGAGACCAAGCTCGAGGAGGATCGTCGTCGTATCCAGGCTCGTATGGCGCAACTACGCCGTGAGCTCGACCAGCTCGCCAGGCGTCGGTTGGTGCAGCGGCGAGCGCGGCTCGCGTCGCGCCAGGCGCAGGTTGCCCTCGTCGGCTACACCAACGTCGGCAAGTCGGCCTTGTTGCGGGCGCTGTCGGGTGCGGACGTGCTCGTCGAGAACCGGCTGTTCGCCACCTTGGATCCCCGGACCCGTCGGGTGGCGCTCCCGGGAGGCGAGACGATCCTCGTCACCGACACCGTGGGCTTCATCCGCAAGCTGCCCCACGAGCTCATCGAGTCGTTCCGTTCGACGCTCGAACAGGTGGCCGAGGCCGATCTGCTCCTGCACGTCGCCGACGCATCCAGTCCTGACGTCGCGGCCCAGATCGCTGAGGTCGAACGCACCCTCGCCGAGATCGGTGCCGATCGCGTGCCGCGGCTCGTCGTCTACAACAAGGTCGACCTTCGGCCGATCGACACGCTCGCTGCTGGCGTCCCCGAAGGAGTCGCGATCTCGGCCGAGCACGACATCGGCCTCGACGACCTGCGTGCTGCCATCGCCGCGGCGCTCGATGCGATGCGGCGTCCGCGTCGCTACGTGGTTCCGGCTGGGCGGGGTGACGTGCTCGCGCTCATCCATCGCGAGGGTGCCGTCGTGCGAGAGGAGGTGGATGCGGAGCGGGTGCTCATCGACGCGGTGCTCGACGATGCCTCCGATCGGCTGGTCCGCCGGGCGCTCGGAGAGGCGCCACCTGAGCCGCTAGGGTGA